GAGATAAGCCATGAGCCGCCGCACACGCGCCGTCAAGCGCCCCATCATCCCGGATCCGGTCTACGGCTCGGACTCGGTGACCAAGTTCGTCAACACGCTGATGCTCGACGGCAAGAAGAGCACGGCCGAGAGCATCTTCTACAACGCCATGAAGACGCTCGAGGAGCGTTCCGGCCAGCCCGCCGAAACGGTCTTCAAGACGGCGCTGAACAACGCCAAGCCGGTCCTGGAAGTGAAGAGCCGCCGCGTGGGCGGCGCCACCTACCAGGTGCCCGTCGAGGTTCGCCCTGAGCGCCGCACCGCGTTGGCCATGCGCTGGCTGGTGGGCTACGCCCGGGCCCGCGGCGAAAAGACCATGGCCGACCGCCTGGC
The Longimicrobium sp. DNA segment above includes these coding regions:
- the rpsG gene encoding 30S ribosomal protein S7, with product MSRRTRAVKRPIIPDPVYGSDSVTKFVNTLMLDGKKSTAESIFYNAMKTLEERSGQPAETVFKTALNNAKPVLEVKSRRVGGATYQVPVEVRPERRTALAMRWLVGYARARGEKTMADRLAAELLAASRNEGATIKKKDDTHRMAESNKAFAHYRW